Proteins from a single region of Butyrivibrio fibrisolvens:
- a CDS encoding transporter substrate-binding domain-containing protein — protein MKKKIMSMSLVVTLMMSALVGCGSDPATTASATGASEGVTAEASDDSLLAQIKERGTLIVGTASGYPPYEFVDITSADQTVIGIDMALAQAIADELGVELVVEDMSFSALLAALPAHKIDIAIAGIAPTDERKETMDFSDSYLFAEQSFLILKANESTYSTMESFSGQPLAAQKSTTQEKVCQDLYPDSQLVSLDKVPDCIMELKSGTVAGVCIESIVGQQYIISDDELTFSAADLGIKKETAVALEKGNEDLLEIINKVIAENMENGNFDKWIEEYSAIAASNAAG, from the coding sequence ATGAAGAAAAAGATTATGTCTATGTCACTGGTAGTAACACTTATGATGAGTGCCCTTGTAGGATGCGGAAGCGATCCTGCTACTACAGCTTCTGCAACAGGAGCATCTGAAGGAGTTACAGCTGAAGCTTCTGATGATAGTTTGCTTGCCCAGATCAAGGAAAGAGGAACTCTTATCGTAGGTACAGCGTCAGGTTATCCGCCATATGAATTTGTTGATATCACATCAGCAGACCAGACTGTAATCGGAATTGATATGGCACTTGCACAGGCAATTGCTGATGAACTTGGCGTAGAGCTTGTTGTAGAAGATATGTCATTCTCAGCACTTCTTGCAGCACTTCCTGCACATAAGATTGATATCGCAATTGCAGGTATTGCTCCAACTGATGAAAGAAAAGAAACAATGGACTTTTCAGACAGCTACTTATTTGCAGAACAGTCATTTTTGATCCTTAAGGCTAATGAATCCACATATTCAACTATGGAATCATTTAGTGGTCAGCCACTTGCAGCACAGAAGTCAACAACTCAGGAAAAGGTATGCCAGGATCTGTATCCTGATAGTCAGCTGGTATCTCTTGATAAAGTACCTGACTGCATCATGGAGCTTAAGAGCGGCACTGTAGCAGGTGTATGTATCGAAAGTATTGTAGGCCAGCAGTATATCATTTCAGATGACGAACTTACATTCTCAGCTGCTGATCTTGGAATCAAGAAAGAGACAGCAGTTGCTCTTGAAAAGGGTAACGAAGACCTTCTTGAGATCATTAACAAAGTAATCGCTGAAAATATGGAAAACGGAAACTTTGATAAGTGGATCGAAGAATATAGCGCTATTGCAGCTTCTAATGCAGCAGGCTGA
- a CDS encoding amino acid ABC transporter permease: MNGISRIITWLPQLLLGAKTTIVITVLSVAIGLILSVFLALGKMSRHMFINKICSAYIFFFRGTPLLMQIYFLYFGLPQFNPALTIRSAFVAAMIAYTLNTAAYLAENIRAGIQSIDKGQFEAARTIGMTGAQTMLLVIIPQTVRRLIPPVGNEFIMVLKDVSLVAIIGLADLTKVTRAISSSSATALVYIPAMIIYLVITALFQFVFNKLEKRYSVYD, encoded by the coding sequence ATGAATGGTATAAGTCGAATCATTACCTGGCTTCCGCAACTTCTTCTGGGAGCTAAGACAACAATAGTCATAACTGTTTTATCCGTGGCAATAGGCCTTATATTAAGCGTTTTCCTTGCACTTGGAAAAATGAGCAGACATATGTTTATCAATAAGATATGCAGTGCGTATATTTTCTTTTTCAGAGGAACTCCGCTTCTTATGCAGATATACTTTTTGTATTTTGGTCTGCCGCAGTTCAATCCGGCACTGACCATAAGAAGTGCCTTTGTTGCAGCCATGATCGCTTACACTTTAAATACTGCAGCATACCTGGCTGAGAATATCCGTGCGGGAATCCAGTCTATTGATAAAGGACAGTTTGAGGCAGCAAGGACCATAGGAATGACAGGAGCCCAGACAATGCTTCTGGTCATCATACCTCAGACTGTAAGAAGACTTATACCCCCGGTTGGAAATGAATTCATCATGGTCTTGAAGGATGTATCTTTGGTAGCGATCATTGGACTTGCTGATCTTACAAAGGTTACAAGAGCAATATCATCATCATCTGCTACGGCACTTGTTTACATTCCGGCTATGATCATCTATCTGGTCATCACAGCTCTTTTCCAGTTTGTATTTAATAAGCTGGAAAAGAGGTATTCGGTATATGACTGA
- a CDS encoding C-terminal binding protein has translation MKKLVYYNTTGSLTYEKDLLKSWGVTDIELVEVKETDTSKISEHLKDADGVVVIYDRIDESVLQKCSKLKCVSVQSIGYDNLDIKAATKYGVCMTNAPGYCEEEVAEHTVGLMLDLVRKLSFYDRNVRAGQWNPLKGFKTYRLSGKNFGMVFFGHIPKLVAPVVKALGMNVLVYAPTKSAQDLHEFGCEKVDTLEELCERSDVLSLHCPLIDGVTYQLIGEKELKLMKKTSFLINTARGEVVDEKALVKALKEKWIMGAGVDVIEDEENGKSELFELTDCTVITPHAGFLSKDSFFKAREIALRQQVQCIVEGRKPDNLINKDLIFN, from the coding sequence ATGAAAAAACTCGTGTATTACAACACAACAGGGAGCCTTACATATGAAAAAGACCTGCTTAAGAGCTGGGGAGTAACTGATATCGAACTTGTTGAAGTAAAAGAGACTGATACATCAAAGATATCAGAGCACCTGAAGGATGCAGACGGAGTTGTTGTTATTTACGACCGCATTGATGAAAGCGTATTACAAAAGTGTTCAAAGCTTAAGTGTGTTTCAGTTCAGTCTATCGGTTATGACAATCTTGATATTAAGGCAGCAACAAAATATGGAGTATGTATGACCAATGCACCCGGCTATTGCGAAGAAGAAGTCGCTGAGCACACGGTTGGGCTGATGCTGGATCTGGTCCGTAAGTTAAGCTTTTACGACAGGAATGTAAGAGCCGGTCAGTGGAATCCTCTTAAAGGTTTTAAGACCTACAGACTTTCCGGCAAGAATTTTGGAATGGTCTTCTTCGGACATATACCAAAGCTTGTAGCTCCTGTTGTTAAAGCTCTTGGAATGAACGTTCTTGTATATGCTCCTACTAAAAGTGCTCAGGATTTACACGAGTTTGGCTGCGAGAAAGTAGATACTTTAGAAGAGTTATGCGAAAGATCTGATGTATTGTCGCTTCACTGTCCATTGATTGATGGCGTTACATACCAGCTTATCGGCGAAAAAGAGTTAAAACTCATGAAGAAAACATCTTTTCTCATAAATACAGCAAGAGGAGAAGTAGTTGATGAAAAGGCTCTTGTAAAAGCTTTAAAAGAAAAGTGGATCATGGGCGCAGGAGTTGATGTTATTGAAGATGAAGAAAACGGAAAGAGCGAACTGTTTGAACTTACAGATTGTACGGTCATAACGCCGCATGCAGGCTTTCTTTCTAAAGATTCTTTTTTCAAGGCAAGGGAAATAGCTCTTAGACAGCAGGTTCAGTGCATTGTTGAGGGAAGAAAGCCTGACAATCTGATCAATAAGGATCTGATATTCAATTAA
- a CDS encoding amino acid ABC transporter ATP-binding protein yields the protein MEEKSIISIQNLTKSYGSTAVLKGVNLEVKKGEVVAIIGPSGSGKSTMLRCINAMEKITGGDILFNGKSIANMKNLPELRKDIGMVFQHFNLFPHMTVLKNVMYAPVTVRKEPRDHAQQYAMKLLKKVDMYSKMDVYPSTLSGGQKQRVAIARALAMKPEILLFDEPTSALDPEMVGEVLAVMKELAKTGMTMIVVTHEMGFAREVANKVAFMDEGIVMEEGTPEEVFDKTSNERVKAFLAKML from the coding sequence ATGGAAGAAAAAAGCATTATTTCAATACAAAACCTGACAAAGAGTTATGGTTCAACGGCGGTACTTAAGGGCGTAAACCTTGAAGTTAAAAAAGGAGAAGTTGTTGCGATCATAGGTCCGTCCGGCTCAGGTAAAAGCACAATGCTAAGATGCATAAACGCTATGGAAAAGATAACAGGAGGAGACATCCTGTTCAATGGAAAAAGTATAGCTAATATGAAAAATCTTCCTGAGCTTAGAAAAGACATTGGAATGGTCTTTCAGCATTTCAATCTTTTCCCACATATGACAGTCCTTAAGAATGTAATGTATGCGCCTGTTACAGTCAGAAAAGAACCCAGAGATCATGCACAGCAATATGCTATGAAGCTTCTTAAAAAGGTTGACATGTACTCCAAGATGGATGTTTATCCTTCTACGCTTTCGGGCGGACAAAAGCAAAGAGTTGCTATAGCGAGAGCTCTTGCCATGAAGCCGGAGATACTTCTGTTCGATGAACCAACATCAGCACTTGATCCTGAGATGGTCGGTGAAGTACTTGCTGTCATGAAAGAACTTGCTAAAACCGGAATGACAATGATAGTTGTTACTCACGAGATGGGATTTGCAAGAGAAGTTGCAAATAAAGTTGCTTTTATGGATGAAGGGATCGTCATGGAGGAGGGAACACCTGAAGAAGTGTTCGACAAGACCAGTAATGAAAGGGTTAAGGCTTTTTTGGCAAAAATGCTTTGA
- a CDS encoding aspartate aminotransferase family protein, translating to MSTLYERCQKVMSGVSGRATKLGVVDSDGAYLYTEDGRKVLDFASGVAVNNIGAKNEEVVDAIKAELDHMIHVGHNVVYYKSYVELAEKLVEKTGGDTKVYFSNSGAEANEGAIKLAKYYTKRPGIIAFKNSFHGRTIGCISITGSNSAYRKYYEPLIPGIYWADYCDAYHHPEGLESENGKLKCLAQFDEIFEKLIAPEMVAAIIVEPVQGEGGYIVPDKRFLEGLRQICDKHGILLIFDEIQTGIGRTGELYAYQTFGVKPDILTSAKALGGGIPLSAVIAKKEIMDAWPAGAHGGTFGGNPLACAAGLKTLEIIERDHLLDNCKKQGAYFIDKLHGLQKKYSCIGDVRGLGLMDAIEIVKEDGTPDPEKTAKIKELALEKDLLLLTCGSDHNVVRFIAPINVTAKEIDKCVEIIDSTLGSFN from the coding sequence ATGAGTACATTATATGAACGTTGTCAGAAGGTTATGTCAGGAGTATCAGGAAGAGCAACAAAGCTTGGAGTAGTTGATTCGGACGGTGCTTATCTTTATACAGAAGATGGAAGAAAGGTGCTTGATTTTGCAAGCGGTGTTGCTGTTAATAATATCGGTGCTAAAAATGAAGAAGTCGTAGATGCCATCAAAGCTGAACTTGATCATATGATCCATGTAGGCCACAACGTTGTTTACTATAAGTCATACGTAGAACTTGCAGAAAAGCTTGTAGAAAAAACAGGTGGTGACACTAAAGTATATTTTAGTAATTCAGGTGCTGAAGCTAATGAAGGTGCCATAAAGCTTGCAAAGTATTATACAAAGCGCCCCGGAATAATTGCTTTCAAGAATTCTTTCCACGGAAGAACAATTGGCTGTATATCAATAACAGGATCAAATTCAGCTTACAGAAAGTATTATGAACCACTTATACCAGGAATTTACTGGGCTGATTACTGCGATGCATATCATCATCCGGAAGGACTTGAAAGTGAAAACGGAAAGCTAAAATGCCTTGCTCAGTTTGATGAGATATTTGAAAAGCTTATAGCTCCTGAGATGGTAGCAGCGATAATCGTAGAACCTGTTCAGGGTGAAGGCGGTTACATAGTTCCTGATAAGCGTTTCCTTGAAGGACTTAGACAGATATGTGACAAGCATGGAATCTTACTTATATTCGATGAGATCCAGACAGGAATTGGCAGAACCGGAGAACTCTATGCATACCAGACTTTTGGAGTTAAGCCGGATATCCTTACAAGCGCCAAAGCTCTTGGCGGTGGAATTCCTCTTTCAGCTGTAATTGCCAAAAAAGAGATCATGGATGCATGGCCTGCAGGCGCTCACGGCGGAACTTTTGGTGGTAATCCTCTTGCATGCGCAGCAGGGCTTAAGACGCTGGAGATCATAGAAAGAGATCATCTTCTTGATAACTGCAAAAAACAGGGTGCATATTTTATTGATAAACTTCATGGGCTTCAGAAAAAGTATAGCTGTATCGGAGATGTTCGTGGTTTAGGACTTATGGATGCCATAGAGATCGTAAAAGAAGACGGAACGCCTGATCCTGAAAAAACAGCTAAGATCAAGGAACTTGCTCTTGAAAAAGACCTTCTGCTTCTTACATGCGGCAGTGATCATAATGTTGTCAGATTTATAGCTCCTATAAATGTAACAGCTAAGGAAATAGACAAGTGTGTAGAAATAATTGACAGCACACTAGGATCATTTAATTGA
- a CDS encoding arginine deiminase family protein, with the protein MATLQMYMDKSRIENTFESSVYQEVWGESFGVDNSVGKIKKILVHCPGEELLQLEGGRYEEEADARILTDEKGRIRNYFKDRELPNIAKMKEQHDNMTDILRKEGVEVFYFEDPTKFWTNLTFTRDIALLTSKGVILNRFAMYFHQGETKLAQKFFTSQGIPIIGAIQGSGTMEGGSFSMLDRHTAIVGRSVRVNDEGIEQLRRLLSYQDIELIVLDMPAYYIHLDEAFVPVDKNKVLCSTFILPFWFLKTLKEKGYEIIEADRDDPMLTNNCLAIAPGKVLFPEIGVRTRKNLEKAGVEVLPVDVSEINKLGGGIHCATLPLWRESI; encoded by the coding sequence ATGGCAACACTTCAGATGTATATGGATAAAAGCAGGATTGAAAACACCTTTGAATCATCTGTTTATCAGGAAGTATGGGGAGAAAGTTTTGGCGTTGATAATTCTGTTGGAAAGATAAAGAAAATACTGGTTCATTGCCCGGGAGAAGAGCTTTTGCAGCTAGAGGGCGGCAGATATGAAGAGGAAGCAGATGCGAGGATCCTTACTGATGAAAAAGGACGCATAAGAAACTACTTTAAGGACAGAGAACTTCCTAATATAGCCAAAATGAAAGAACAGCATGACAACATGACTGATATTTTAAGAAAAGAAGGCGTAGAAGTTTTTTACTTTGAAGATCCAACAAAATTTTGGACTAACCTTACATTTACAAGAGATATAGCTCTTCTTACTTCAAAAGGTGTTATCCTAAACAGATTTGCAATGTATTTCCATCAGGGAGAAACAAAGCTTGCACAAAAGTTCTTCACATCACAGGGTATACCGATAATAGGAGCTATTCAGGGAAGCGGAACAATGGAAGGCGGATCCTTCTCAATGCTGGACAGGCATACAGCAATAGTTGGAAGATCTGTAAGAGTAAATGATGAAGGAATTGAGCAGCTTCGAAGGCTTCTTTCATATCAGGATATAGAACTTATAGTTCTTGATATGCCGGCATATTATATACATCTTGATGAAGCATTTGTTCCGGTTGATAAAAACAAGGTTCTTTGCAGTACATTTATTTTACCCTTCTGGTTTTTGAAAACGCTTAAGGAAAAGGGATACGAGATCATAGAAGCAGACAGGGATGATCCGATGCTTACAAATAACTGCCTTGCTATAGCTCCGGGAAAAGTTCTTTTTCCAGAAATTGGTGTAAGGACAAGGAAAAATCTTGAAAAAGCAGGAGTTGAAGTACTTCCTGTTGATGTGTCAGAGATCAACAAGCTTGGGGGCGGTATTCACTGCGCAACGCTTCCACTTTGGAGAGAAAGCATATAA
- a CDS encoding M20/M25/M40 family metallo-hydrolase — METKDLFTESYRITKEMVAIPSVNGTSGEKDIGLYIESYLRDIPYFKDHPEEVVVQLLKGDKLKRRNVFAILEGRRSKSCRTIILHGHTDTVGVEDYGILKKHCFDSDSLLDALKEVPLSDEVRKDLESGLYMFGRGSVDMKSGDAVLMAIANLMSERLDELEGNLIFAFNPVEENMHTGMIESLDFYQKIKKERGYEYIFAINNDYTCPLYAGDEHNYIYTGAVGKLLPSFYILGKSTHVGQCLEGFDASLIASRLVEKIDLNTDFCDGYEGEYSLPPAVLKISDLKDFYNVQTAQEAFVYFNYFVHDASILEVTSKLVTAAHEALADVQNRIKECSESYYDKAQMEYIPFEYEPNVYEYKQIYEIAKDTFDGNLEAHIRSFISGLDDKKYDIREKMMLLVKELSQIAKITAPAIVFFYTPPYCPHSTLHEEVDREKELIDSLGKILKDVEKEENVEYKMLHFYPSLSDSSYIKIDDPKDSVEALHKDFPDMDYLYPIPFDKIGGLDIPAFTFGTYGKDAHKWTERVHKPYTFGVLPKLIEKTIRYYLEA, encoded by the coding sequence ATGGAGACAAAAGACTTATTTACTGAAAGCTACCGAATCACAAAAGAAATGGTAGCTATACCAAGTGTAAACGGAACGTCCGGGGAAAAGGACATTGGTCTATATATCGAAAGTTATCTTCGAGACATTCCATATTTTAAAGATCATCCTGAAGAGGTTGTAGTCCAGCTTCTTAAAGGAGACAAGCTTAAGAGGCGAAATGTATTCGCTATTCTTGAAGGCAGGAGATCTAAATCCTGTAGGACTATCATACTTCATGGACATACAGATACAGTTGGAGTTGAGGACTACGGAATTCTAAAAAAGCACTGCTTTGACAGTGATTCCTTACTGGATGCACTTAAGGAAGTTCCTCTTTCTGATGAAGTAAGAAAAGACCTTGAATCAGGCCTCTATATGTTTGGTCGAGGAAGCGTTGACATGAAGAGCGGCGATGCAGTTCTGATGGCAATTGCAAATCTTATGTCAGAAAGGCTTGATGAACTTGAAGGGAATCTGATATTCGCATTTAATCCCGTTGAAGAAAACATGCATACAGGAATGATAGAAAGTCTTGATTTCTATCAAAAGATAAAAAAAGAAAGAGGATATGAATATATATTTGCAATAAACAATGACTATACATGTCCTTTATATGCAGGAGATGAGCACAACTACATCTATACAGGTGCTGTTGGAAAGCTTCTTCCAAGTTTTTACATACTTGGTAAGAGTACTCACGTAGGACAGTGTCTTGAAGGATTTGATGCTTCACTTATTGCATCAAGACTTGTTGAAAAGATAGATCTTAACACAGATTTCTGCGATGGATATGAAGGTGAGTATTCACTTCCTCCTGCAGTACTGAAGATCTCAGATCTCAAGGATTTCTACAATGTGCAGACTGCGCAGGAAGCTTTTGTATATTTCAACTATTTCGTACATGATGCAAGTATTCTGGAAGTTACAAGTAAACTGGTCACTGCTGCACATGAAGCCCTGGCTGATGTTCAGAACAGAATTAAGGAATGCTCTGAAAGCTATTACGACAAAGCGCAAATGGAATATATACCATTTGAATACGAGCCTAATGTATATGAATATAAGCAAATATATGAAATAGCTAAAGATACTTTCGACGGGAATCTTGAAGCACATATAAGATCTTTTATCTCAGGACTGGATGATAAGAAATATGATATCAGAGAAAAGATGATGCTTCTTGTAAAGGAACTGTCTCAGATAGCAAAGATAACAGCTCCTGCGATCGTATTTTTCTATACACCGCCATATTGTCCTCATAGTACTTTACATGAGGAAGTTGATAGGGAAAAAGAGCTTATCGATTCACTTGGAAAGATCCTTAAGGATGTTGAAAAAGAAGAGAATGTTGAATATAAGATGCTTCATTTCTATCCAAGCTTATCGGACAGCAGCTATATAAAAATCGATGATCCAAAAGATTCGGTTGAGGCTTTACATAAAGATTTTCCTGATATGGATTACCTTTATCCTATACCCTTTGATAAGATAGGGGGCCTTGATATTCCGGCATTTACTTTTGGAACATATGGAAAAGATGCACACAAGTGGACGGAACGAGTTCACAAGCCATATACATTTGGTGTTTTACCAAAACTGATCGAAAAAACTATTAGATATTACTTAGAGGCTTAA
- a CDS encoding AAA family ATPase, producing MGESSRYIITINRQFGSLGRPIARLLSERLGINYYDRDIVDQTSKKLNMPVSEISELEESVNAGLFSMKYPLGMGTTDVQDKIFAEQRRLIEKIASKESCIIVGRCADAILNEYPNLLKIFIYSPKEARQRVCVKDFQMTETEAKRMILEVDKARERYHKQYAGYLPDDLRYVNLAVDSSVLGVEGTVDFLEAYVKRFIASL from the coding sequence ATGGGAGAAAGTTCAAGATATATCATTACTATAAACAGACAGTTCGGAAGTCTTGGGAGACCGATTGCCAGATTGCTTTCGGAAAGGCTCGGGATCAACTATTATGACAGAGATATCGTTGATCAGACATCAAAAAAGCTTAACATGCCGGTATCTGAGATAAGCGAGCTTGAAGAGTCGGTAAATGCAGGGCTTTTCAGTATGAAATATCCGCTTGGTATGGGAACTACAGATGTTCAGGACAAGATATTTGCTGAACAGAGAAGGCTTATCGAAAAGATCGCAAGTAAAGAAAGCTGCATCATTGTTGGAAGATGTGCCGATGCGATTCTTAATGAATATCCGAATCTTCTTAAGATCTTCATCTATTCTCCAAAAGAAGCTCGTCAACGGGTCTGTGTAAAGGACTTCCAGATGACAGAAACTGAGGCTAAAAGGATGATCCTGGAAGTAGATAAAGCAAGAGAAAGATATCACAAGCAATATGCAGGATATCTTCCGGATGATCTTAGATATGTGAATCTTGCAGTTGACAGCTCAGTACTCGGAGTAGAGGGAACGGTTGATTTCCTTGAGGCGTATGTAAAGAGATTTATTGCATCCCTTTAA
- a CDS encoding transporter substrate-binding domain-containing protein, with amino-acid sequence MKKLRRFGTGLVAIALMMASLSGCGSEKSSAKGSGDSLTIEDGKLMVGLEIGYPPMEYFDEDGATAVGFDVELAKALSEEMGLEVELVDTAWDGIFAGLDADKYDVVISTVSFTEDRDANYTLSKPYVANAPVLVVPQDSDIASIEDLAGKTVAVQMETTADYIIQDYVADGLATDLRQYEKVINAFDELKAGRADAVCTDSVVAAYYLGDEASNYKTVWQSSEAEPIVMCLKKDNTALCAELEKALDALKESGKLDEIALKYFGTTDVIPSN; translated from the coding sequence ATGAAAAAATTAAGAAGATTTGGAACTGGTCTTGTTGCTATAGCTCTTATGATGGCTTCTCTGTCTGGATGTGGAAGCGAAAAGTCCAGTGCAAAGGGAAGCGGTGATTCACTTACTATTGAAGATGGAAAACTCATGGTTGGTCTTGAGATCGGATATCCTCCAATGGAATATTTCGATGAAGACGGTGCAACAGCTGTTGGATTTGATGTTGAGCTTGCAAAGGCTCTTTCTGAAGAGATGGGTCTTGAAGTTGAACTTGTAGATACTGCATGGGATGGTATTTTTGCAGGACTTGACGCTGATAAATATGATGTTGTTATTTCAACAGTAAGTTTTACTGAAGACAGAGATGCTAATTATACTCTTTCAAAACCTTATGTTGCAAATGCACCTGTTCTTGTTGTTCCTCAAGATTCTGACATTGCATCTATTGAAGACCTTGCAGGAAAAACTGTTGCAGTTCAGATGGAGACAACCGCAGATTATATTATTCAGGATTATGTAGCTGATGGTCTTGCTACAGACTTAAGACAGTATGAAAAGGTAATTAACGCTTTTGATGAACTTAAGGCTGGAAGAGCTGATGCTGTATGTACTGACTCTGTTGTAGCAGCTTATTATCTTGGCGATGAAGCATCAAATTATAAGACAGTATGGCAGTCATCTGAGGCTGAACCTATTGTTATGTGCCTTAAGAAAGATAACACAGCACTTTGCGCAGAGCTTGAAAAAGCGCTGGATGCTCTTAAAGAAAGCGGAAAGCTTGATGAAATTGCACTTAAGTATTTTGGAACAACAGATGTAATCCCAAGCAACTAA
- a CDS encoding amino acid ABC transporter permease, whose translation MGELINIAVKYRMLLLNGAKITLIVSVLTIIFGLICGILMAFMKMSKIKILKIFANIYVEFIRGTPVLVQIFLVYYGLPIMGVQVPSIVIGGVDISRIVSGTLALVINTTAYVCEIVRGGIESIDYGQTEGALALGMKPGRAMLAIVFPQAMKNILPSLGNEFITIIKTSSQISVIGIADLMYTADTIRGISFKPMEPLILVALIYFAITFIISTLLRHFEKKMKKSYAR comes from the coding sequence ATGGGAGAACTTATAAACATCGCAGTTAAATACAGAATGCTATTACTAAATGGAGCAAAAATAACACTAATAGTATCGGTGCTGACTATCATCTTCGGACTGATATGCGGAATCCTGATGGCATTCATGAAAATGAGCAAAATTAAGATCCTCAAGATCTTCGCAAACATTTATGTAGAGTTCATAAGAGGAACGCCGGTTCTGGTACAGATATTCCTTGTATATTATGGTCTTCCAATTATGGGAGTTCAGGTTCCAAGTATTGTCATAGGCGGAGTTGACATATCAAGGATAGTTTCTGGAACTCTGGCACTTGTTATAAATACAACAGCTTATGTATGCGAGATCGTAAGAGGCGGAATTGAATCTATAGATTATGGACAGACAGAGGGAGCACTTGCACTTGGAATGAAGCCTGGAAGAGCGATGCTTGCAATAGTTTTCCCTCAGGCAATGAAAAATATACTTCCATCTCTTGGAAATGAATTTATAACGATCATCAAAACATCTTCACAGATTTCAGTTATTGGAATCGCGGATCTTATGTATACGGCAGATACGATAAGAGGAATCAGCTTTAAACCTATGGAACCACTTATTCTTGTAGCACTTATCTATTTTGCCATCACGTTTATCATTTCAACACTTCTTAGACATTTTGAAAAGAAGATGAAGAAAAGCTATGCAAGATAA
- a CDS encoding amino acid ABC transporter ATP-binding protein, which produces MIRTEDLCKNFGDLQVLKNVNLSVDPGEVVVIIGPSGAGKSTLLRSINTLETITSGQIFIDDKLFCRVKQGIIQEEMRKAEKKAALLEMGMVFQKFNLFPNMTVRENITAGPVHVKKVPKDEADDIARELLKRVGLLEKENVYPARLSGGQQQRVAIARALAMEPKIMLFDEPTSALDPELVGEVLAVMKDLASQGMTMLCVTHEMGFAREVADKIVFMADGQILEEGTADEIFEHPKTKEAKQFLGSIL; this is translated from the coding sequence ATTATTCGTACAGAAGACCTGTGCAAGAACTTTGGTGATCTGCAGGTATTAAAGAATGTAAATCTAAGCGTTGATCCCGGAGAAGTTGTTGTTATAATCGGACCTTCAGGCGCAGGTAAATCAACACTTCTTAGATCTATCAACACACTTGAAACGATCACAAGTGGACAGATATTTATAGACGATAAGCTTTTTTGCAGGGTAAAGCAGGGAATCATACAGGAAGAAATGCGTAAGGCTGAGAAAAAAGCTGCACTTCTTGAGATGGGAATGGTATTTCAGAAGTTTAATCTTTTTCCAAATATGACTGTCAGAGAGAACATAACGGCAGGGCCTGTACATGTTAAGAAGGTTCCAAAAGATGAAGCTGATGATATTGCAAGAGAGCTTTTAAAGAGAGTAGGTCTTTTGGAAAAAGAAAATGTATATCCTGCAAGGCTTTCGGGTGGCCAGCAACAAAGAGTTGCTATTGCAAGAGCACTAGCCATGGAGCCCAAGATCATGCTCTTTGATGAACCTACATCAGCTCTTGATCCTGAGCTTGTTGGTGAAGTTCTTGCAGTTATGAAAGATCTTGCTTCTCAGGGAATGACAATGCTGTGTGTTACTCACGAGATGGGCTTTGCAAGAGAAGTTGCAGATAAGATCGTTTTCATGGCAGATGGACAGATACTTGAAGAAGGGACTGCTGATGAAATCTTTGAACATCCTAAGACTAAGGAAGCAAAGCAGTTTTTGGGAAGTATATTATAA